From a single Streptomyces sp. NBC_01264 genomic region:
- a CDS encoding IS481 family transposase, with protein sequence MPPSPQQRQDRQAQHRLGVLRYAEEVTGNVALTCRYYGISRTCFYKWQRGYEDDGLDGLRDRSSKPHHCPHATEDDVVNKIVYLRQRYHFGPMKIKMYLKRYHDIDIACSAVYRILKKLGLNRLPASQRYQRHDKRYTRYEKQLPGNRVQIDVKFIEPIGLPEQAPATVPVTGPPPKRRRRAKYYQFTAIDDCTRLRVLRIYPRCDQKTAVQFLDYVLERLPFRIEVIQTDNGAEFQSAFHWHVLDKGIAHTYIKPASPHLNGKVERSHRIDAEEFYRMLDGIVIDDTGVFNDKLREWEDYYNYHRPHGALGGQTPYERLKQKTEAPV encoded by the coding sequence ATGCCCCCTTCACCGCAACAGCGGCAAGACCGTCAGGCCCAGCACCGCCTGGGGGTCCTGCGATACGCCGAAGAAGTCACGGGGAACGTTGCGCTGACCTGCCGGTACTACGGCATCAGCCGGACTTGCTTCTACAAGTGGCAGCGCGGATACGAGGACGACGGCCTCGACGGCCTGCGCGACCGGTCCAGCAAGCCGCATCACTGTCCTCACGCCACCGAGGACGACGTGGTGAACAAGATCGTCTACCTGCGGCAGCGCTACCACTTCGGTCCCATGAAGATCAAGATGTACCTCAAGCGGTACCACGACATCGACATCGCCTGTTCAGCCGTCTACCGCATCCTCAAGAAGCTCGGGCTGAACCGCCTGCCGGCCTCCCAGCGCTACCAGCGGCACGACAAGCGCTACACCCGCTACGAGAAGCAGCTGCCCGGCAACCGCGTGCAGATCGACGTCAAGTTCATCGAACCAATCGGTCTCCCCGAGCAGGCTCCAGCGACAGTGCCGGTGACCGGGCCACCTCCCAAACGGCGACGCCGGGCGAAGTACTACCAGTTCACCGCCATCGATGACTGCACCCGGCTGCGGGTCCTGCGGATCTACCCGCGGTGCGACCAAAAGACCGCCGTCCAGTTCCTCGACTACGTCCTCGAGCGCCTGCCGTTCCGCATCGAAGTCATCCAGACCGACAACGGCGCGGAGTTCCAGTCCGCCTTCCACTGGCACGTCCTCGACAAGGGCATCGCCCACACCTACATCAAACCCGCATCACCGCACCTCAACGGCAAAGTCGAACGCTCCCACCGCATCGACGCCGAGGAGTTCTACCGCATGCTCGATGGCATCGTCATCGACGACACAGGCGTCTTCAACGACAAGCTGCGAGAGTGGGAGGACTACTACAACTACCACCGCCCCCACGGCGCCCTCGGCGGCCAGACACCCTACGAACGCCTCAAGCAGAAAACCGAGGCCCCGGTGTAA
- a CDS encoding nitroreductase family deazaflavin-dependent oxidoreductase — MTDIDWDNPIDPKPGWTLDHVKLYAGSGGTEGQYWNNTQTLLLTTIGRKSGKPVRTPLIYGEDEGRYLIVASKGGDPADPLWYRNLTEHPEVRVQVGPKVMQGIARTATSEERAAFWPLMVKHWPSYDEYQTKTSREIPIVVIDPVS; from the coding sequence ATGACAGACATCGACTGGGACAACCCGATCGACCCCAAGCCGGGCTGGACCCTGGATCACGTCAAGCTCTACGCCGGTTCGGGCGGGACGGAGGGGCAGTACTGGAACAACACCCAGACCCTGCTGCTCACCACCATCGGCCGCAAGTCCGGGAAGCCGGTGCGGACCCCGCTCATCTACGGCGAGGACGAGGGCCGCTACCTCATCGTCGCCTCCAAGGGCGGCGACCCCGCGGACCCGCTCTGGTACCGGAACCTCACCGAGCACCCCGAGGTCCGGGTGCAGGTCGGCCCCAAGGTCATGCAGGGCATCGCGCGGACGGCGACGTCCGAGGAGCGCGCCGCGTTCTGGCCTCTGATGGTGAAGCACTGGCCCTCGTACGACGAGTACCAGACCAAGACCAGCCGCGAGATCCCGATCGTCGTGATCGACCCGGTGAGCTGA
- a CDS encoding serine/threonine-protein kinase, which translates to MAESRLIHGRYRSLDLIGRGGMGEVWRARDESLGRQVAVKCLKPIGSEQDTHFTQVLRERFRREARVAASLQHRGVTVVHDFGDDSAAGGPLYLVMELLEGRNLSQLLEDNDARPLPVDVVVDIAEQMAAALGYTHDQGVVHRDLKPANIMRLTDGTVKICDFGIARLAADIGFTAKLTGGGMAMGTPHYMSPEQIAGGEVDHRSDLYSLGCVLYEIATGAPPFDLGDSWSVLVGHRDTAPVPPREHRPELPVSFERLVLDLLAKCPEDRPGDARHLHRQLVEARLGPGAATGAHLPLPVWADGMTAGRRAGIEARPASGEWAVLTGSWTAARPSGERRTSAGVATGTATVPPAVKAAAPAPTVVRPRPAEDPRLTAAYGSPHGPGPAPTGPAALDAGHTRAFALSRAGRTEEALAGYAAVAEGRARVLGADHPDTLAARQEAAYETGLLGRHQEAYEGYRAVLAARERTVGRIHPDTLRCRHNLACALGALGRFSEAHAAAAEVAADRAAVLGAEHADTLLTRYEVAYALGRLDRWEEALEAFRHIAAVRERVLGRDHPDTLAARYEAGIALGRTGRSAEALELFRDLVRDRTRAYGAADPETLRARHVLGVNLGRLERWEEAVAEAREVAAARSRTLGPEHPDTLVSRRELAVGLGRLGRWDQALPVYRELSGIRERSLGDGHPDTVAAHADETHCLERLGQVCYQEP; encoded by the coding sequence ATGGCGGAGTCCAGACTGATCCACGGCCGGTACCGGTCGCTCGACCTGATCGGGCGCGGCGGCATGGGCGAGGTGTGGCGGGCCCGCGACGAGTCGCTGGGCCGGCAGGTCGCCGTCAAGTGCCTCAAGCCCATCGGGTCCGAGCAGGACACCCACTTCACCCAGGTACTGCGCGAGCGCTTCCGCCGCGAGGCCCGCGTCGCCGCCTCCCTCCAGCACCGGGGCGTCACCGTCGTCCACGACTTCGGCGACGACAGCGCGGCCGGCGGCCCCCTGTACCTCGTCATGGAGCTCCTCGAAGGCCGCAACCTCAGCCAGCTCCTGGAGGACAACGACGCGCGCCCGCTCCCCGTGGACGTGGTGGTCGACATCGCCGAGCAGATGGCGGCCGCCCTCGGCTACACCCACGACCAGGGCGTCGTCCACCGCGACCTGAAGCCCGCCAACATCATGCGGCTCACCGACGGCACGGTGAAGATCTGCGACTTCGGCATCGCCCGGCTGGCCGCCGACATCGGCTTCACCGCGAAGCTCACCGGCGGCGGCATGGCCATGGGCACCCCGCACTACATGTCGCCCGAGCAGATCGCCGGCGGCGAGGTGGATCACCGCAGCGACCTCTACTCCCTCGGCTGCGTCCTGTACGAGATCGCCACCGGAGCCCCGCCCTTCGACCTCGGCGACTCCTGGTCCGTGCTGGTCGGCCACCGCGACACCGCGCCCGTGCCGCCGCGCGAGCACCGGCCCGAGCTGCCGGTCTCCTTCGAGCGGCTGGTGCTCGACCTGCTCGCCAAATGCCCCGAGGACCGGCCGGGCGACGCCCGCCACCTGCACCGGCAGCTCGTCGAGGCCCGGCTCGGCCCGGGAGCCGCGACCGGAGCGCACCTGCCGCTGCCCGTCTGGGCCGACGGGATGACCGCCGGACGCAGGGCCGGCATCGAGGCCCGCCCCGCGAGCGGGGAGTGGGCCGTCCTCACCGGCTCCTGGACCGCCGCGCGCCCGAGCGGGGAGCGGCGCACGTCCGCCGGGGTGGCCACCGGCACCGCCACCGTTCCCCCGGCCGTGAAGGCCGCCGCACCCGCGCCGACCGTCGTACGCCCGCGTCCGGCCGAGGACCCCCGGCTCACCGCCGCCTACGGGTCCCCGCACGGCCCAGGCCCCGCCCCCACCGGCCCGGCCGCGCTCGACGCGGGCCACACGCGGGCCTTCGCCCTCAGCCGGGCCGGCCGTACCGAGGAGGCCCTCGCGGGGTACGCGGCCGTCGCCGAAGGGCGCGCCCGGGTGCTCGGAGCCGACCATCCGGACACCTTGGCCGCGCGGCAGGAGGCGGCGTACGAGACGGGCCTGCTCGGCCGCCACCAGGAGGCGTACGAGGGCTACCGCGCGGTGCTCGCCGCCCGCGAGCGGACCGTGGGCCGGATCCACCCCGACACCCTGCGCTGCCGGCACAACCTGGCCTGCGCGCTGGGCGCCCTCGGCCGCTTCTCCGAAGCCCACGCCGCCGCCGCCGAGGTGGCCGCCGACCGGGCGGCCGTCCTGGGGGCGGAGCACGCGGACACGCTGCTGACCCGGTACGAGGTGGCGTACGCGCTGGGCCGCCTGGACCGCTGGGAGGAGGCCCTGGAGGCCTTCCGGCACATCGCGGCCGTACGGGAGCGGGTGCTCGGCCGGGACCACCCCGACACGCTGGCCGCGCGCTACGAGGCCGGGATCGCGCTGGGCCGGACCGGGCGCTCGGCCGAGGCCCTGGAGCTGTTCCGGGACCTGGTCCGCGACCGCACCCGGGCCTACGGGGCCGCCGATCCGGAGACGCTGCGGGCCCGGCACGTCCTCGGGGTGAACCTCGGGCGCCTGGAGCGCTGGGAGGAAGCGGTGGCGGAGGCCCGCGAGGTGGCCGCGGCGCGGTCCCGCACGCTGGGCCCCGAGCACCCGGACACCCTGGTCAGCCGCCGAGAGCTCGCCGTCGGGCTCGGCCGGCTGGGCCGCTGGGACCAGGCGCTGCCGGTCTACCGGGAACTCTCCGGCATCCGCGAACGCTCGCTCGGCGACGGCCACCCGGACACGGTCGCCGCCCACGCCGACGAGACGCACTGTCTGGAGCGGCTCGGCCAGGTGTGTTACCAAGAGCCATGA
- a CDS encoding cytochrome P450: MTAAHEVPDILSQEFAENPYPVYRAMRESTPLIWHEGTQSWIISRYEDVARAFKDKEALFTTDNYAWQAEPVHGRTLIQMSGREHATRRALVAPAFRGNELRDKVLPVIERNARELIDAFRDTGSVDLVSGFASHFPISVIADMFGLDRSGQQALGGWYRAFVAFTGNLSGDPERAAEGARAQAEFAAYMLPVIRHRREHLGDDLLSALCTAEVDGVSMSDEDIKAFCSLLLTAGAETTDKAVAGLFANLLANPDQLAAVQRDRSLIDRAFAETLRYTPPVHMIMRQAAVDVTMSGGTIPAGATVTCLIGAANRDPDRYKDPDSFDLFRDDLTATTAFSAAADHLAFALGRHFCVGALLARAEVETATNQLLDAMPGVRPAQGYDPAAEGVFTRGPKSLLVEFTPAAG; the protein is encoded by the coding sequence ATGACAGCCGCGCACGAAGTCCCGGACATCCTCTCGCAGGAGTTCGCCGAGAACCCCTACCCGGTCTACCGGGCCATGCGGGAGAGCACACCCCTCATCTGGCACGAGGGGACGCAGAGTTGGATCATCTCGCGCTACGAGGACGTCGCGCGGGCCTTCAAGGACAAGGAAGCGCTCTTCACCACGGACAACTACGCATGGCAGGCCGAGCCCGTGCACGGCAGGACCCTGATCCAGATGAGCGGCCGCGAGCACGCCACGCGCCGCGCCCTGGTCGCCCCGGCCTTCCGCGGCAACGAGCTGCGGGACAAGGTCCTTCCGGTCATCGAGCGCAACGCGCGCGAGCTGATCGACGCGTTCCGCGACACCGGTTCCGTCGACCTGGTGAGCGGGTTCGCCTCCCACTTCCCCATCTCGGTCATCGCCGACATGTTCGGACTGGACCGGTCCGGTCAGCAGGCCCTCGGAGGCTGGTACCGGGCCTTCGTGGCGTTCACCGGCAACCTGTCCGGCGACCCGGAGCGGGCGGCCGAGGGCGCGCGGGCCCAGGCCGAGTTCGCCGCGTACATGCTGCCGGTCATCAGGCACCGGCGGGAGCACCTCGGGGACGACCTGCTGTCCGCGCTCTGCACCGCCGAGGTCGACGGCGTGAGCATGAGCGACGAGGACATCAAGGCGTTCTGCAGCCTCCTCCTCACGGCCGGCGCCGAGACCACGGACAAGGCCGTCGCGGGCCTCTTCGCGAACCTCCTGGCCAACCCCGACCAGCTCGCCGCCGTGCAGCGCGACCGCTCGCTCATCGACCGTGCCTTCGCGGAGACCCTGCGCTACACCCCGCCGGTCCACATGATCATGCGCCAGGCCGCCGTCGACGTGACCATGAGCGGCGGCACCATACCCGCCGGGGCCACCGTCACCTGTCTGATCGGCGCCGCCAACCGCGACCCCGACCGCTACAAGGACCCGGACAGCTTCGACCTCTTCCGCGACGACCTGACGGCGACCACCGCCTTCTCCGCGGCCGCCGACCACCTGGCGTTCGCGCTCGGACGGCACTTCTGCGTCGGTGCGCTGCTGGCCAGGGCCGAGGTGGAGACGGCCACCAACCAGCTCCTCGACGCCATGCCCGGCGTCCGGCCGGCCCAGGGGTACGACCCGGCCGCCGAGGGAGTCTTCACCCGCGGGCCGAAGTCCCTGCTCGTGGAGTTCACACCGGCGGCCGGCTGA
- a CDS encoding oxygenase MpaB family protein, protein MDESTGPDPGLYGPGSVTWQCHGDPVMWIAGVRALYLQALHPRAVRGVMENSSAFSGDNGGGDAWGRLLRTADFVGTVTYGTTEAAERAGARVRKIHTMLSATDPATGARFRVDEPELLLWIHCAQINSFLHVLRRSGVPLTPAQADRYVAENRVNARLVGLDPSGVPGDTASLAAYFERIRPELAAGPDAHAVDSFLCAPPIHPLLVPGRNLVWRPLAALAYGSLPGWAHQLYGRPAPAPRSVTRRLRLTGTLLRSIPAGLRWQLPPGHILKAMRRMGPGSRPAPYTLRTSAAILDRPGRA, encoded by the coding sequence ATGGACGAGAGCACGGGCCCCGACCCGGGGCTCTACGGCCCCGGGTCCGTGACCTGGCAGTGCCACGGGGACCCGGTCATGTGGATCGCCGGGGTCCGCGCGCTGTACCTCCAGGCCCTGCACCCGCGCGCGGTCCGCGGAGTCATGGAGAACAGCTCCGCCTTCAGCGGGGACAACGGCGGGGGCGACGCCTGGGGACGCCTGCTGCGCACCGCCGACTTCGTCGGCACGGTCACCTACGGCACCACCGAGGCCGCCGAGCGGGCCGGCGCCCGAGTCCGCAAGATCCACACCATGCTGTCGGCGACCGATCCGGCCACCGGGGCACGGTTCCGCGTGGACGAGCCCGAGCTGCTGCTCTGGATCCACTGCGCCCAGATCAACAGCTTCCTGCACGTCCTGCGCCGCTCCGGGGTCCCGCTCACCCCCGCGCAGGCGGACCGCTACGTGGCCGAGAACCGCGTCAACGCACGGCTCGTCGGCCTCGACCCGTCCGGGGTACCGGGGGACACCGCGTCCCTGGCCGCCTACTTCGAGCGGATCCGCCCCGAACTCGCCGCCGGACCCGACGCGCACGCCGTCGACTCCTTCCTGTGCGCCCCGCCCATCCACCCCCTCCTCGTCCCTGGCCGAAACCTGGTGTGGCGCCCACTCGCCGCCCTCGCCTACGGATCCCTCCCCGGCTGGGCGCACCAGCTGTACGGCCGCCCCGCACCGGCCCCGCGCAGCGTTACCCGTCGCCTGCGTCTCACCGGTACCCTGCTGCGCAGCATTCCCGCAGGTCTGCGCTGGCAGCTGCCTCCAGGTCACATCTTGAAAGCGATGCGCCGCATGGGCCCCGGGAGCCGCCCCGCGCCGTACACACTGCGTACATCAGCGGCCATACTGGACCGGCCGGGGAGGGCGTAG
- a CDS encoding SDR family NAD(P)-dependent oxidoreductase produces the protein MRKGQLEGRVAVVTGGSSGIGLATARRFVEEGARVFVTGRRPEELAAAVRELGTEAVAVPGDASRVADLDRLYAAVAAAGCEGIDVLVVNAGGGPPGGFADFTEEQFDATSDLNFRGAFFTVQRALPLLRDGASVILLGSAAGSSASARYGAYAATKAAVRSLARSLALELAGRSVRVNTLSPGPIDTPALAGAPAHVRERATAGVPLGRAGRPEEVAAAALFLASGESSFITGIELFVDGGAAQI, from the coding sequence ATGCGCAAGGGACAGCTCGAAGGGCGGGTCGCCGTCGTCACGGGCGGGTCGTCCGGCATCGGCCTGGCGACGGCCCGGCGCTTCGTGGAGGAGGGCGCCCGGGTCTTCGTCACCGGGAGGCGGCCGGAGGAACTGGCCGCGGCGGTCCGCGAACTGGGAACGGAAGCCGTCGCCGTACCCGGTGACGCCTCGCGCGTCGCGGACCTGGACCGGCTGTACGCGGCGGTCGCGGCCGCGGGCTGCGAGGGGATCGACGTGCTGGTCGTGAACGCGGGCGGCGGCCCGCCCGGCGGCTTCGCCGACTTCACCGAGGAGCAGTTCGACGCCACCTCGGACCTGAACTTCCGCGGCGCCTTCTTCACCGTCCAACGGGCCCTGCCGCTGCTGCGCGACGGCGCCTCGGTGATCCTGCTGGGCTCGGCCGCCGGCTCCTCGGCGTCCGCGCGGTACGGGGCGTACGCCGCCACGAAGGCGGCCGTACGGTCCCTCGCGCGCAGCCTGGCCCTGGAGCTCGCGGGGCGCTCCGTCCGGGTGAACACCCTCAGCCCGGGCCCGATCGACACCCCGGCCCTGGCCGGCGCCCCGGCGCACGTCCGCGAGCGGGCGACGGCCGGAGTTCCGCTCGGCCGGGCCGGACGCCCGGAGGAGGTGGCCGCGGCGGCCCTGTTCCTCGCCTCCGGGGAGAGCAGCTTCATCACCGGGATCGAACTCTTCGTGGACGGCGGGGCCGCCCAAATCTAG
- a CDS encoding APC family permease, with protein MATTEDTPDEVEAEVGAGRGTKRQFISWVTLALMTTASVASLRPSPSMAIYGLAAVFLYLLPAVVFLLPTALVGAELASGWSGGIYRWVSEALGKPLGFVAVWCQFAMTIAYYPSLLAYVASTFAYVINPRLAENGLYVAIVIVVVYWTGVWISSRGTKTVAGLSSAGLVIGTLVPGVLLVVLGIVFLGQGNSSAQPMGASHWLPPWTGLASLVLIVNNFLSYAGMEMNGVHVSSLRHPKREYPKSMFLATGLVLLIFILPALAISWVMPSSELSLTAGLMQAFQAFFDHFHIGWMTRVVGVMLVAAALGGMLTWLSGPAKGLVLLSRQEGYLPPVFQRFNKYGTPQNIMVAQGVITTLIGVLYAFSDDVSSAYWMFSVITVQIYLIAYLLMFAAVVRLRRTRPEVERGFRVPAVTWVAGTGAVASVAALFIGFVPPDQFGGQSLWRYLLIVGGGLLLLGIVAPVCFLKFRKPSWVHPDHRPDVPSRDDRR; from the coding sequence ATGGCCACCACGGAAGACACACCTGACGAGGTCGAAGCCGAAGTCGGGGCCGGGCGCGGGACGAAGAGGCAGTTCATCTCCTGGGTGACGCTCGCCCTGATGACGACCGCCTCCGTCGCCAGCCTCCGTCCCTCGCCCTCCATGGCGATCTACGGTCTCGCCGCGGTCTTCCTCTACCTCCTGCCCGCCGTCGTCTTCCTCCTGCCGACCGCCCTGGTCGGGGCCGAGCTGGCCTCGGGCTGGTCGGGCGGCATCTACCGGTGGGTCAGCGAGGCGCTCGGCAAACCGCTCGGGTTCGTCGCGGTCTGGTGCCAGTTCGCCATGACCATCGCGTACTACCCGAGCCTGCTGGCGTACGTGGCGAGCACCTTCGCCTACGTCATCAACCCCCGGCTCGCCGAGAACGGGCTCTACGTCGCGATCGTCATCGTCGTCGTCTACTGGACCGGGGTCTGGATCTCCTCCCGGGGCACGAAGACGGTCGCGGGGCTCTCCTCCGCCGGGCTCGTCATCGGCACCCTCGTCCCCGGCGTCCTGCTGGTGGTCCTCGGCATCGTCTTCCTCGGCCAGGGCAACTCCTCCGCCCAGCCCATGGGCGCCTCCCACTGGCTGCCGCCGTGGACGGGGCTCGCCAGCCTGGTCCTGATCGTCAACAACTTCCTGTCCTACGCGGGCATGGAGATGAACGGCGTACACGTCTCCTCGCTGCGGCACCCGAAGCGCGAGTACCCGAAGTCGATGTTCCTGGCGACCGGCCTGGTGCTGCTGATCTTCATCCTTCCGGCCCTGGCCATCTCCTGGGTGATGCCGTCCTCGGAGCTGAGCCTCACCGCCGGGCTGATGCAGGCCTTCCAGGCCTTCTTCGACCACTTCCACATCGGCTGGATGACGAGGGTCGTCGGAGTGATGCTGGTGGCGGCCGCACTCGGCGGCATGCTCACCTGGCTGTCCGGCCCGGCCAAGGGCCTGGTCCTGCTCTCCCGTCAGGAGGGATACCTGCCGCCGGTCTTCCAGCGGTTCAACAAGTACGGCACCCCGCAGAACATCATGGTCGCGCAGGGCGTGATCACCACGCTGATCGGTGTGCTGTACGCGTTCAGCGACGACGTCTCCAGCGCGTACTGGATGTTCTCCGTGATCACGGTGCAGATCTACCTGATCGCCTACCTCCTGATGTTCGCGGCGGTGGTCAGGCTCCGCAGGACCCGGCCCGAGGTGGAACGCGGCTTCCGGGTGCCCGCCGTGACCTGGGTGGCGGGCACCGGGGCCGTGGCCTCGGTCGCCGCGCTGTTCATCGGCTTCGTACCGCCGGACCAGTTCGGCGGCCAGTCCCTGTGGCGCTACCTGCTGATCGTCGGCGGCGGCCTGCTGCTCCTGGGGATCGTGGCGCCCGTGTGCTTCCTGAAGTTCCGCAAACCGAGCTGGGTCCACCCCGACCACCGGCCGGACGTCCCTTCGCGGGACGACCGCCGGTAG
- a CDS encoding FAD-dependent monooxygenase encodes MTRRHAVVAGAGIGGLSAAVALHRRGWKVTVCERSVGPSAVGAGIVLAPNALRAFDAIGFDPVRATGHAAPAAMDLRRPGGRLLSRADSAALTARYGRPPLAVYRPTLAAALAAELPAGAIRYGTAVTAVDDADGEPLVHTATGALATGALTADLVIAADGIHSPIRSQYFPAHPGLHHSGETSWRTVIESGGPPVHAASETWGRGERFGIVPLADGRVYLYATAVVPEGYRPTDVRAELLRRYGTWHDPVPALLERIDPAAVLQHDLYDLAAPLPRFHQGRLAWLGDAAHAMTPNLGQGGCQAVEDAAVLAHLLDGAGVRAALAAYSAARWARTDALRVRSRRAGRVASLTHPLAVAARDLALRATPARAARRALDDLFAFGGFGLPEQGHTPSGDRAVP; translated from the coding sequence ATGACGCGACGTCATGCGGTGGTCGCGGGTGCGGGGATCGGCGGGCTCTCGGCGGCGGTGGCCCTGCACCGTCGTGGTTGGAAGGTCACCGTCTGCGAACGCTCGGTGGGGCCTTCCGCCGTCGGCGCGGGGATCGTCCTCGCCCCCAACGCCCTGCGCGCCTTCGACGCGATCGGCTTCGACCCCGTCCGCGCGACCGGGCACGCCGCCCCCGCCGCGATGGACCTGCGCCGCCCCGGCGGCCGCCTGCTGAGCCGCGCCGACAGCGCCGCGCTGACCGCCCGGTACGGTCGGCCCCCGCTCGCCGTGTACCGCCCGACCCTCGCCGCCGCCCTGGCCGCCGAACTCCCCGCGGGAGCCATCCGGTACGGCACGGCGGTGACCGCCGTCGACGACGCGGACGGCGAACCGCTCGTCCACACCGCGACCGGCGCCCTCGCCACCGGCGCCCTCACCGCCGACCTCGTCATCGCCGCCGACGGCATCCACAGCCCGATCCGCAGCCAGTACTTCCCGGCCCATCCCGGCCTGCACCACAGCGGGGAGACCTCCTGGCGGACCGTGATCGAGTCCGGCGGCCCGCCCGTGCACGCCGCCTCCGAGACCTGGGGCCGCGGGGAACGCTTCGGCATCGTCCCGCTCGCCGACGGCCGCGTGTACCTCTACGCCACCGCGGTCGTCCCGGAGGGCTACCGGCCCACCGATGTCCGTGCCGAACTCCTGCGCCGCTACGGCACCTGGCACGACCCGGTCCCCGCCCTGCTGGAACGGATCGACCCGGCGGCCGTGCTCCAGCACGACCTGTACGACCTCGCCGCCCCGCTCCCCCGGTTCCACCAGGGCCGGCTGGCCTGGCTCGGAGACGCGGCGCACGCCATGACCCCCAACCTCGGCCAGGGCGGGTGCCAGGCCGTCGAGGACGCCGCCGTCCTCGCGCACCTGCTGGACGGGGCCGGGGTACGGGCGGCCCTGGCCGCCTACAGCGCGGCCCGCTGGGCCCGTACCGACGCCCTGCGCGTCCGCTCCCGCCGCGCCGGCCGGGTCGCCTCCCTCACGCACCCCCTCGCGGTGGCCGCCCGCGACCTCGCCCTCCGCGCCACCCCGGCCCGCGCCGCACGGCGCGCCCTGGACGATCTGTTCGCCTTCGGCGGGTTCGGGCTTCCGGAACAGGGGCACACGCCCTCGGGTGACAGGGCCGTGCCCTGA
- a CDS encoding phytoene desaturase family protein, producing the protein MTTSRGFGHDVYDAVIVGGGHNGLVAAAYLARAGRSVLVLERLGRTGGAAVSTRPFPGVDARLSRYSYLVSLLPAKIVRELGLSFDVRKRSVSSYTPVERAGRPGGLLVGGGEARTRESFARLTGSEREYENWRAFYGTTGRAAERLFPTLTEPLPTRAELRARLDDEAAWRMLFEEPIGRAVEREFADDLVRGVVLTDALIGTFADAHDPGLAQNRCFLYHVIGGGTGDWDVPVGGMGALTDALAAAALAAGAEIATGHEALRIDTDGTTAPAEVTFRTATGEGRVAGRVVLVGASPRALAELLGEEPAQPAPEGAQLKVNMLLRRLPRLRDTSVDPREAFGGTFHIAEGYEQLARAHAEAAAGELPSVPPSEIYCHSLTDPTILGPELAEQGYQTLTLFGLHTPARLFEKDNQGAREVLLAATLAQLDAHLAEPLTDCLAFDADGRPCIEAKTPLDLERELRLPGGHIFHRDLSWPYADSGQGGGRWGVETAHRNVLLCGAGAVRGGGVSGVPGHNAAMAVLGH; encoded by the coding sequence ATGACGACCTCGCGGGGCTTCGGGCACGACGTGTACGACGCGGTGATCGTGGGCGGGGGCCACAACGGCCTCGTCGCCGCCGCCTACCTGGCCAGGGCCGGCCGCTCGGTCCTGGTCCTGGAGCGGCTCGGCCGCACCGGCGGGGCCGCCGTGTCCACCCGGCCGTTCCCGGGCGTCGACGCCCGCCTGTCCCGCTACTCCTACCTCGTCTCGCTGCTCCCGGCGAAGATCGTGCGCGAGCTGGGGCTGAGCTTCGATGTCCGCAAGCGCTCCGTCTCCTCGTACACCCCCGTCGAGCGCGCCGGCCGCCCCGGCGGACTGCTGGTCGGCGGCGGCGAGGCACGCACCCGGGAGTCCTTCGCGCGGCTCACCGGCTCGGAGCGGGAGTACGAGAACTGGCGCGCCTTCTACGGGACCACCGGGCGGGCCGCCGAACGCCTCTTCCCGACCCTGACCGAGCCGCTGCCCACGCGCGCGGAGCTGCGGGCGCGGCTCGACGACGAGGCGGCCTGGCGGATGCTGTTCGAGGAGCCGATCGGCCGGGCCGTCGAGCGGGAGTTCGCCGACGACCTGGTGCGCGGGGTCGTCCTCACGGACGCGCTGATCGGCACCTTCGCCGACGCCCACGACCCGGGCCTGGCCCAGAACCGCTGCTTCCTCTACCACGTCATCGGCGGCGGCACCGGCGACTGGGACGTCCCGGTCGGCGGCATGGGCGCCCTCACCGACGCCCTCGCCGCGGCCGCCCTGGCGGCCGGGGCGGAGATCGCCACCGGGCACGAGGCGCTGCGCATCGACACGGACGGCACGACCGCCCCGGCCGAGGTGACCTTCCGTACGGCGACGGGCGAGGGACGGGTCGCCGGCCGGGTGGTGCTCGTGGGCGCCTCCCCGCGGGCGCTCGCCGAACTCCTCGGGGAGGAGCCGGCCCAGCCGGCCCCCGAGGGGGCCCAGCTCAAGGTCAACATGCTGCTGCGCCGCCTGCCCCGGCTGCGGGACACCTCCGTGGACCCGCGCGAGGCCTTCGGCGGCACCTTCCACATCGCGGAGGGGTACGAACAGCTCGCCCGGGCCCACGCGGAGGCCGCCGCCGGCGAACTGCCCTCCGTACCGCCCTCGGAGATCTACTGCCACTCGCTGACGGATCCGACGATCCTGGGGCCCGAGCTCGCGGAGCAGGGCTACCAGACCCTGACCCTCTTCGGACTGCACACCCCTGCGCGGCTGTTCGAAAAGGACAACCAGGGGGCGCGCGAGGTGCTCCTTGCCGCCACCCTCGCCCAGCTCGACGCCCACCTGGCCGAACCGCTCACCGACTGCCTGGCCTTCGACGCCGACGGCCGCCCGTGCATCGAGGCCAAGACCCCGCTCGACCTGGAGCGCGAACTGCGCCTGCCCGGCGGGCACATCTTCCACCGGGACCTGTCCTGGCCGTACGCCGACTCCGGTCAGGGCGGGGGCCGGTGGGGCGTGGAGACCGCCCACCGCAACGTACTGCTGTGCGGCGCGGGGGCGGTCCGCGGCGGCGGCGTCAGCGGGGTCCCCGGCCACAACGCGGCGATGGCGGTGCTGGGGCACTGA